The window TACGCTTCCATCCTAATATTGCTCCTATAACCGTTGCTGTTCTTCCCTTGATGAAAAAAGACGGACTTGCAGAATTGGCCGAAGAAATTAGAAATGAGCTTAAAGAGGAATTTAAAACCGATTATGACCAGTCAGGAGCTATCGGAAAAAGATACCGCCGCCAAGATGAGGTCGGAACTCCTTTTTGCGTAACAGTAGATTATGATTCAAAAGAGGATAATACGGTTACATTGCGATTTAGGGATTCTATGGAGCAAGTTAGAATTCCCAGAACGGAATTAATTTCACGAATAAAAACCGAAATTAAAAACTATAAAAGGGCACATTAAAAAGAACTGCAAATGGAAAATTACTCCTACAGTGCAGAGGATAGATCATTGCTGAGCCCTCTGGTTTACAGATATTTTGTGTTTCCTCTTATAAAAATTTTACCCGAATCAATTCCGGCAAACATAATAACTATCTTTTCCAATAGCTTTGTTGTGCTTTCATTCGTTGTCGCTTATCTAAATTATCTTCATGATACTTATAGATTTTTGTGGTTGATTCCTATTTTTTGCTGGATTTATATTGTAGGAGACTGTTCGGATGGAGTACAGGCAAGACGTACAAAAACCGGTTCCCCGCTCGGCGAATACTTTGATCATTTTTTAGACAGTTTTGTTACGGGGCTTCTTACCGGCATTTTAATGCTTTGTTTTCGGGTTACAAACCCTATTTTACTTTTTTGCGTATATCAGTTTTTATATTTGGGACAAATAGGAACATTTTGGGGACGTTTTAAAGACGGGGTTATGCATTTTTCAAGCATTAGTACGAGTGAAGGAACGATGGTCATTGCAATTATGGCTGCCCTTGCGTCTTTTTCTTTTATGAGAGAGAGCAGTTTAAAAAATATTTTTTTTACGTTTAGTATTCCATACATAATTATGTTTATGGGTTTTGGAGCAGCTTGGCTTACAGGTCTTATAGCTATTTTTAAGACAAAAAAAATAAGCATCCGCTTAGTTTTACATCTTTTCTTTTCTGCCCTCATAGGCGCCGTTTTAGTTTGGAAAGTACAGGCACCGATATTTGTGCAAACAGTAATTATTACATTTTATAATGTTCTGTTTATCCAATCGGTTTTATCGGCTACGGCAGAAAAAGTAAAAGAATCATTCCCCGACTTTTTGGTTCCTATCAGCTGTATTCTATATTTTGTAGCATTTGAATATTTTATGATTATTCAAGTTATACAAATTGTTTATCTTTTAGTTAGAATAATCATAAGGTTTCTTATTTTCTTTAAGAAATATACGGATTGTTGGTATTGGAAAAATCCTATTCCTTCAAAAAAGTAATTAAAAAATGCTTTTAAGGTATTGACAAAATCTTGATAAAATAGCAAGGTATAGCCATGGTTGATCCGATATTTAGTGATGAATTTTTGATGTCTCCCGAAATAAAAGATATAGCAGTTCTTGAAATTCCTAAATTTATAGATGCTGCCGATAATGAAATTGCTGCGTCGGCTTTAAAAATATCAAAGGCCTTCGGCCGAGGCGCTTCTTTTGAAATTTATACGGATAAAACCAATGTAGATGCCGAAAAAAACTTGATAGAAAGTTTTAGGAAAAACATTCAGCTTCTTGTACAAAAAACTTGGGTTGAAAAAGATGATGAAGAATGTAAAGAAGATACCTTGTACAGGATAAATTGTTTATGTGAAAAACTGATAAGCTCGGAGCATTCTGCCGCATACAAGGAATCGTTTGAAGATTGCTTTGCAATTTTGCACGATGTTGTTACCCTTCTTTTTGGAGATTTGGTAAAAACCGATTCTTTTGTGGAGTATGCCTTCCGCATTGATCCCGACTTCGGATTTTTTTGGTATTATGTTACTCGTCTTTCAAAGGTTGAAATTATATCCGAAGAAAAGGCCAGATATGCTTCCTTGCTTGCAATGTTCTTTTTAGCAAATTTTTAAAATAAGCTCTTTTAAAAATTAGATGACAAATCTAAAAATATGAAATTCTAAAATCACAGGATTCGGTAAATCCTATTTTTTTATACATTTGCCTTGCTGCCGGATTTTTAATTTTTACAAAAAGAGCACACTTTTTGTTATATTGGAAACAGTCATTTGTCAGCATCATCATGTTTGCAGCTCCCACACCCTTATTTCTATATTCAGGAATTGTAAATACTCCGCCTATTTGATTCCATCTAAAACCGGATGCGTTTATTCCGGCCTTTGCAATATACTTACCGTCTTTTTTTACTGCATATAGGGCATGGTTGTTTATTCTTTTTTTTAATAGCTTTAGACATGATTCGTGAGAGGCTTTTACTCCGGGCGCCAATACTTCCGATTCATTGTATTCTATTTCCATAGGACAGAGAAGTTCCGCATCTTCAATCTGCGGTTTTATAAATTCCAATTTGGTATTCAGATTATCGGAAGCCCTTGTACAAAAAAAGTTCGGTGTTAAAGGTTTTGTTTTGAGCGTAAGCAGTTTGTAGTTTTCAAAACGAGCCGGCACAAGCGACAAGCTTTCATTTATTAATTGTTCCAAATAAATGGATGTGTTTTTTTCTCCCATTACGGAAAGAGGATTTGTGTGCTTTAAAAAATTATTTTTTATATATTTTGCAATATCGTCAGTAATTTCTTTGGTAAAACAATGCAGTAAAACACCGTGGGCTGCTAAAAACAAAATACCTATAAATTCTTTATCGCATGAAAAAAAAATGTCAGCCTTTATAAAGGTAAAAAGCTCTTGGCCCATATCAAAAAATCTTTTTTGTTTTTTTAGACACTCGGCAAGGTTTATGCATAGGTACTCGTAAGGAAGAATATTATCAATGAAGAGATCTATATTTTTATTTGTAAGGTGAATAACTGAGCATTTCATTACTCTATTCCTGAAATAGGAAGTTTTCCGTTAGGGATGAAGTCTCCGCAAAGAGCTCCGAATGCAGCAGTAAAGGATGCCGGCGAATAACTGTAAATGGCTATTGCCGTTTGGACTTTAGGGACCTTTACCAAAAATGCAGGAGATAAAACCGAGATAACTATGTATTTTTTCTTAGGATAGGAGTACATTATTTTTTGCAAAACGCCTAAAGAATATTTATCGGAAAGACAAAAGATAATTGTATCAAAGTTCCGTACGTGGTAATAGGCCGAGTCTACTTCAATTATTTTTGCCTTGGGGAAACGCTTTAAGCCGTATTTAAAAAAATCTTTATAGGCAGATACAAGAA of the Treponema denticola ATCC 35405 genome contains:
- the cpt gene encoding 1,2-diacylglycerol choline phosphotransferase; protein product: MENYSYSAEDRSLLSPLVYRYFVFPLIKILPESIPANIITIFSNSFVVLSFVVAYLNYLHDTYRFLWLIPIFCWIYIVGDCSDGVQARRTKTGSPLGEYFDHFLDSFVTGLLTGILMLCFRVTNPILLFCVYQFLYLGQIGTFWGRFKDGVMHFSSISTSEGTMVIAIMAALASFSFMRESSLKNIFFTFSIPYIIMFMGFGAAWLTGLIAIFKTKKISIRLVLHLFFSALIGAVLVWKVQAPIFVQTVIITFYNVLFIQSVLSATAEKVKESFPDFLVPISCILYFVAFEYFMIIQVIQIVYLLVRIIIRFLIFFKKYTDCWYWKNPIPSKK
- a CDS encoding GNAT family N-acetyltransferase, with the translated sequence MKCSVIHLTNKNIDLFIDNILPYEYLCINLAECLKKQKRFFDMGQELFTFIKADIFFSCDKEFIGILFLAAHGVLLHCFTKEITDDIAKYIKNNFLKHTNPLSVMGEKNTSIYLEQLINESLSLVPARFENYKLLTLKTKPLTPNFFCTRASDNLNTKLEFIKPQIEDAELLCPMEIEYNESEVLAPGVKASHESCLKLLKKRINNHALYAVKKDGKYIAKAGINASGFRWNQIGGVFTIPEYRNKGVGAANMMMLTNDCFQYNKKCALFVKIKNPAARQMYKKIGFTESCDFRISYF